Part of the Aureitalea marina genome, ATTTCAAAGAAGTGATCAACCGCTCGATCAAGAAAGTACCGACCTTAAGGGATATCACTATAGCCAATCTGTTCTTTGAGAATAGTACCCGAACCAGATTGTCTTTCGAACTGGCGGAAAAAAGATTGTCCGCTGATGTTATCAATTTTTCGGCAGCATCGTCATCTGTTAAGAAAGGTGAGACCCTGGTGGATACGGTCAATAATATACTGTCCATGAAGGTGGACATGGTAGTTATGCGCCATCCCAATCCAGGAGCCGGGATCTACTTATCGAGGCACATCGACGCCAGCATAGTCAACGCGGGAGATGGAGCCCATGAACACCCAACACAAGCCCTGCTGGATTCTTACTCGATCCGTGAACGCCTGGGTGATGTTGCTGGGAAAAAGGTGGTCATTGTAGGAGACATACTGCATTCCAGGGTAGCCCTATCCAATATCTATGCCCTGAACAAGCTTGGAGCAGAGGTTAAAGTTTGTGGACCCAAAACCCTTATTCCTAA contains:
- a CDS encoding aspartate carbamoyltransferase catalytic subunit, yielding MSELSVKHLLGIKYLSEADIHLIFETADHFKEVINRSIKKVPTLRDITIANLFFENSTRTRLSFELAEKRLSADVINFSAASSSVKKGETLVDTVNNILSMKVDMVVMRHPNPGAGIYLSRHIDASIVNAGDGAHEHPTQALLDSYSIRERLGDVAGKKVVIVGDILHSRVALSNIYALNKLGAEVKVCGPKTLIPKYIDHLGVQVENDLNKALAWCDVANMLRVQNERMDISYFPTTREYTQQFGLNKQRLERLDKEIVVMHPGPINRGVEVTSEVADSDQAIILDQVENGVAVRMAVLYLLASKIDRNED